A segment of the Crassostrea angulata isolate pt1a10 chromosome 10, ASM2561291v2, whole genome shotgun sequence genome:
tatttcaataacAGTTATTTATTAGAAATGTTTTGGcgtcttttaaatttttagattttattaaGCTCAGTAAATACTGTTGAAACTAAAActgaaaagcacaaaaattctTCAGCAAAACTATTCAATCTCTTTAAAcaagaaaatttacaaagaatGCAAGAATAAATACAAAACTCAAAGCACTGCTCATCTATTATTTTAATGGAGTGTATTTTATGAGTCACAAATGTCCCGAACACTCgggaaaaaacaaacaaaatcaggaACATTCAAGAACTTCGTTTTCTATAACACAAGACATACATATAAATTAGGGCACTAATAAAATAATCTCGACATACCACGACGAAAACGATTTTTCCCAAAACTGTTAACATAAGTGCGCAGTTTGTAACGTGAACGGTTGCTTTGCCAGCGTGCTCGgtaatttctaattattttttaaccaaaatagaCTAAATGGCTTGattatatgtttaatttttaacacaGTTTATATTTATAGTAGCCGGTTTTGTAATTGTTTCATTATTTGGCAGATCCTTTCATGAACGTTTTAAACTTCAACCATCTATAGGCTGTATCATTCAGACTGTTACATGAAGCAAGAACAACTGTTCAAGTTTTATATTCCAAGAGACAAATATCTCATAGGTTATACATGTGAACAATGGGTGtatataaacatatgaaatacaGTAAGTTAGCAACATACGAAGTGTACATAATCAAATTTGATTATTCCCATTAAGAGAATTCGATGCTTGTTTGCATAATATGGATATTTCCCTAAATTACACCGTTCTTTAGTATTAGAAGTAGATAGTAACTGTGTGACTTTATAGGCGCTTGGTTTTCGGGAATAGTATTCTTAAATATACTTTTCTCTTAAACTACGAAATGATGGACAAATAAGTAAAAGATGGAATTCATTTTCAATCTTATTTAAGTTAAAATAGTAACATTTTCGACACTCACGTGTTATAAATCATCATACCTCCCTGTTTCAATCTTTAATTCATGTGAATACATACTGATACTCTGTAATTTGTTAGGGCCTGTATAGAACTTTCACATCAAATCATAAGTAAAGCCCGGAACTCCTCGGCTATTAACGAAGCAATCTCTCCTTTCCATGAATCCACGAGTGCGCACAATTACCACCCAAGTTAATGATGAAAAGAAGCCGTACAATTATTAAGCGTTTAGTCGTGTAATATCGCAATGCTTTGAGAAAATGGTATCATAGTCAAATATTCGCTGGTTGcttgaaatatttgttaaaatgtttaaatttcttGCAAGTTTTGCATTATACTTCCATTTTGCCTGTTTTGTTATTGAATCGTGTGTTACATTCGCTTTTGATATTTAGAGTGAAGTTCTCAAATGAAAAAAGTTTACCCTTCATTCATGAATCACGAGAGAATGGAATGCGATTCTAGAATTCATCAAAGCTAGCATTTAGAGGAAAAAACATGTTGGTCAATGAATTGATTTTGGATCGCTAGGCTGTGATTAATGACTTTGCGGTTAATCCCAAAGTCGGTATAAGGAAGGTCGTTTTGATTAGTACAAAATTAGGCGTCAGTTTCAGAGAGTAAAACTATGGAATAATCAGACACCACGGAAGAtgaaagaaacaataaaaggagtTTTTACTCAATGAGAGATGGACGAATAAATGTTAAGTACCAGATggctttcaaaaaaaattgcGTTTGCTTGTCTGAAGTTTAGTGAAATTACTTTTAATTGAAATACAACTGTGAAATGAAAGTTCTGTGTTTGGTGTTAGGGGCAATTAGTTTAAGTGTTTTCTCTGTAAATAAGTGGGTGTCAGAAAAGGGTTTTCAACGCTGTCATTCAAGACATTCACAGCAATAACAACAGCCGTCAAAAATGATTGGCAAAACATTAGAGACAAAAAAGTGGTATATTCTAACTACCAAAATTCTCCAAGGCAAAGCTAAACATGCCATGATGTACACGCATTTTTCAGACGTGCATATCTATTGTACGATAACATTGCTTTTTTAAGATACGTAAAGCTACTTTAaaccttttatttttcagtgacACTGGTGTGCATACCCTTAACAGTAGGGAGGCATGTCTACACTCCGTGGATGTATGGAGAGTTCCTTTGCAAAGCCATGGATTTTGTGCAAGGTGCCATTTTAATTCCCTTTGCACTTTCTGACGGTAgcagtactgtggaatcattaaatttcgtggtggctcaattttcgtggaattcgtgggtacctctcatccacgaattaacatcctccacgaatttataaattagggtaatatAGGCCtagtcatatttcctttgtaggttttagagaatacacgaaattacgtccccacgaaccaataaaatttaagcaatccacgaaaattggcccccacgaaatttaatgattccacagtattgtaTGCGTCGGGTTCTCATAATTACAGCAAAGTATTAATTAAGCCCTTACTAAACCaggaaaaacagttaaactgttCGATAATGCAAAACGAACAACTAATGATGAACTTATTATGCTTATGTTTCTCCCGTGTTTGTAGGTGTATACGTGGAAGGCAGTGTGTTGACCATTGTATGTATGAGTGCAGAACGATACTTAGCCATCAGACACCCTATCAAAGCCAGAGTCTTCTGCAACGCCTCAAAAGTCAAACAGGCAGTCGTGGTCACGTGGGTGACGTCCATAATTGTTATGTGTCCGTTGGTGATGTACAAGAGACTCAAGGACCTTCCGTCTGAACTGGACATAACGTCAATCCAATACTGCATAGAGACCTGGCCATCGAAACAGGACCAGATGATCTATAATATCTTCCTGTTGTTCATCATTTACATTATTCCCGGGCTAGTAGTTATGGTGCTTTATTCACTGATCGGTTTCAGTCTCTGTCGTAAAGACGACCGCTTGCAGCGCTCCAACTCAATGGTGAACGGTCAATACGACGATCGCGTCATGGTCAACAGACGGCGCTTGGCGCGTCTCCTTATCATTCTCTCTGTGCTTTTTGCACTCAGCTGGATGCCGTACTTTCTATTGAGTTTATTCCTGTACTTAGACTTAAGTGTGGAGAGTCAGCAGATAATGAATCAAATTTACCCCTTTGCGCTGCTCTTGGGACATTCCAATTGCGCCCAGAATCCAATATTGTATAGCTTCATGCATAAAGGATTTCATAAGTTTACATCGCAAATATTTCGCTGTCGATGTGATAAAGTAAACGAGGGACGACTTGTAAGTAGTATTTGTAAGATCTCTGCTATTAGCAATAGCTTCTACATTTCCCCTCCACAAAGCCACTGTAAATTGAAAACCAAATGGGAATTCCGTAATTTTTATAAGTGTATACAACATTCAGATATCAATGTGTCCGCGTACAGCTGTCATCTTAAATGCGATCTAAATCCCCTGCCATTGTTCAAATATATAGCGAAACGATTCTAATTTGTTTTGCAGGGAAGTTTTCCCAGCAAAACCTGGCAATTATTTTCACagatacaattttattttttttctaactatCCCTCGAATTAATTCTTAAATGACATCGTCAATCAGATTGAATAGAATTCCCATTTGGACTGGACATCTTTTTTCTGAGTGTTTTGGGGATATAATAGGAGATAACGGAAAgaaataaatcattcattttcttgtttttctcAGAGATATGGTGCTTCGTATTCCTCATCAAGAGAAAATGGAAACAGAACTTCAAGTCGATCCAAACGACACATGACGACCGGTGACGTCATCGCAATGTACGACTATGACCAAGCAAGCGTGAAGTCAAGACTTATACCGAGAACAAATATACGATAGTTTCATAAAATGGACATGAagggaaataaaaatatttacgtttgtagtcttttgtttttgtttgtttcttttaattggatactttttatttaatcatgaTTTTCATCTTTATAGAACGTTTATATCATCATGTCATAGTaacaacagaaaattaaattaaactctggtttatttaaaacaaaaaaaaggcgGAATAAAGTCTGTCTGTTTAAGAAAGGATTCGCATGCATCAAGCAGTTTATTTGCCAATGAAATGGACCACTTAGAAACATTCAAGTATTCAAAACACTTCCAGGAAACATGAGTCCCaccaaaaattgattaaaaatgaataatcttATCTCAAACGTAATATTGAcctaattcttttttttataaatatatttattcaataatACATCGTATATATATGAAACAAAACAGAAGGCAATACCTGGTCAGAGGCTTTCGTGCAACATACAATCcagaactatatttttattacaattttttttcgaaaaaattacatttacaaGTAAATTCAGGCTTTCATACGAGAAAAGGGGCTAATTAGTACAAAAATTCATAATATGTCACAAAGAGGACACTGATATACGTTGTAAATTACCTTGTACTGACCATACCCCACCCTTTGTTTCATAAAAGAATGATAAGTATTCAAATTCAATCTTCAGAAGAATTGAATTAAATATTGAAAGTTCAACTTTAgcctgaaaaaataattttttatttcagatttacAGTTTTGTGTGACACGCGTTATCATTTGATATTCAACGATATACCAACTTTACAGAATACACAAATCCATTAATCGGAGACATGTATCAAtgatatacaatttttattttctttcaaagaTTCGGATGCTGTGATAAGTTAACAGCCGAATGATCACCGCTGTCTTGGCATTAGGTTTGGTTGAAtcccataggcgtcggaaccgcgggggctagggggggcttagcccccccacttttttttgcaaagttatacctaaccattagaaacatagcatgatagagggttcagccccccccactttttctcgcaggaaagactattgttcctaaatttaccttgaaagattgagaggttagattcagaagcatactagccccccccccctccatggattaggaatttcatgattttgaggaaaaaaattttggtaagtaaattttttttttggaagtataggtataccccccccccccccccccccccccccacggattaggttttccatgattttgggaattacttttttctcaatatttctgaggattagtctagcccccccactttcaatttgcttccgacgcctatgaatcCGATTGATCATTTAATGCTGTATTCAATGGAGAATTTCAATAGTAGGGATTATCAATAATATCTTTGATCCAGATCTATCTGTATCCTGGGTTGAAACGCAGAAAATTATCGATGTGGTTCCGTAGCCAAATCCACCATTATGGCGGGCAACAAAAGGTAAATCGAGTATCTTTATTACCGttatatcattaatatttgactgcaattaaatcataaatcaGACAGCTATATATATTTTGTCTGTCTCCTTTCACAAGCCAGAAAAAAGGTTATGAATAAATCTATGAATAAATCCATACCGTTTAATCTTTAACGTGTTACGTGTAATTTTCGTTAATCGTTGAGAGGGTACGGATTAATTAAAATGAAGACACATTTTGGCATATTGACGACTCTGCTCAAATAGAAAATACAAATGATTCACCTGGTGTATATGTAACTATGTGAGTAGAAATAAGCGATGAAATCTACGAATATTGGTCACAACGAAATATGATGATTAGTTGGAGTCCAAATTCTGATACATCTTGCTATTTAATAATATCACTTATTAACTCAGTCGAGtgatatataacatatttaaaaagtatGGGTGATGTCACCTATCTGAATAAGTGATATAATCTATATTCAAATTGATACCATCACCTTTTTGAATAAGCAATATCACAATGAACGAATGATGTAAACTACTAGTATTCGATTAGTTGATACAATCTTTAAATGATagattagaaccattttaacaaggccttggactttcagtaggatgtaaatatcttcttttttttgcgtcaaaacaagttaaaatgacgctggtttcaagcaaaatattcaccgattgcgtagtcttcggTCAAAAGCCAgccaaatcttgttgatttcaaagagccatgactgagtggccaacaatgaaatagacatgccTACGTCCCATCGCcgattgacacaactacccaaagtccaagctcttgtatGGTTCTAAGTGATGTCACTTATCGGATTTGTTGATTTTGAGCGGTGATATCCTTAATTCGAAGAAGTCACATAAGGATGTCTTTAATTTCAAAGAGTCACGTTGGACCCCATTTACACTCTTGCTACATATCATGAAATATGGTTCCTCCTTCATTTCCAAAGCATCAAAAAGGAAATAGTGACCGCTTAATTGAGTAAAGAATATGATTTCAGGAAAAGGCGTCTGAGAATTTGATAACATGTTTGTCTCCATAAAGATGCTTCAGTACTGATGACGTTAGACGCtgtgttatttttcaaaatctttacaAATGAATGCattctaaattttcatttccaTAATTTCGTTCAGCTTTATTAAAATTAGTTTTGACATTGAATGTTATtggtttttaaagtaattttgacATACACTTATTATAAATTCTTGTTTTACATGCAAACATGTTTgctttattattgattttaactttGTTATTAAAATTCATGTAATGAACGACTAAATAATCCTTAAAAGTTAAAAGTACCTGCAAATGTGTGaggtttttataaaaatcattttgctaAGACTCAAGTATTGTAAATCATGCTGAATCAATTACAAAACTAGGAAGCTTGATCAGAGGTACAAATCCAACAACTCCAAGATGTATAGTTATTTTTCCTTTGAAATCAGACAGCTCTTGGTTTATTATCAGTGGTTATTATTTCAGATTTAGTTTAAATAGGAGATTTCACCTTTTCCTCCTCGATCCAAGAAGGCTATGAATCAATCTCCTAATATCAACTCAGatcaaatagttttttttatgatggTAATTCATAGATTTGCTGGCTTATGTTTTATACTCTGTCCGTCTGAAGGTTAATGCTGCAGTAATTCATATCCACATGAATTCATATCCACGTGAATACTACAAATTAAAATGCAGTTCACATAGAAATGTTAAACTAATGTTGAGCAAATATTTCGTATTGACCCACATCTGTGCAAATTAGTAGCGCATTTCAAATTTTCTAAGAAATCTTAGATGATGCGATCTCATGAAGCACGTCCATAAATTCACTTTGTTCTACTTATCTTAATTCTGACACTAGATCGGACATTTTGATCAATACCCATTAATCCTAAGAAGATAAATGTTTCCGAGTGTTAATTAATTTAGCTGACAAAATTGTGTCGCCAGTTCCTCTTCCTTCTATCCTTGCATTTCATCCGTGGACGTCAAGTGCTGGGCATTTCCGCCAACCTCTCGAGCTGTTTATTTAGGTATAATGGACGAATGGTTTACATGGTGACCATATCTACTATACATACATAAGAATAAACATTTATTGTAATCGCATTAACATGATACCAGAAACCCACAAGTGTAGCTGAAGGACAACCTATATATAGTACGTGTAAACCAGAAGTTTATGAGGTTCATGATTACGAGACaatacttaaaatttacaccatTTCCCTTCCAAAAATTGATGGcaaatttgtaaatatcaacACTTGTAATTGCATGATCCTATTTTTtctaatggttaaaaaatagGGCCTGAAAGATTCCTCACGGATTAAGTTCTACATAAAAACAAGAATGTTTGTATCAACTTGCATTATCTATCAAAATACCATCTACATATAACTACGAGGTTTTGCCCCCCACTGCTATCTTAGGTTATTTGGAATTGCAAATTTCTCTAATCAAAGATTCCCTTTGGGGGTCGACGACCTCTAAAACACATCTTTACAATGTCAAGTTACTCACATTAACTTGTACGGAACAGTAAGCCTTGAAAGTCTggaaatgtacatataaagcAAAGACTTTGGTGAGGTTCGTGTAAAAGCATAACGCGTAACTTCTGCGGTAAACGTAAAACTTGCGCAAACGTTCATTATTCAAACTTCCGCTATAAAACTATTTGactaaaaaatgattattttgcgTTAAAACCCAAGGCAATGGCAAACAGACTCATAATGTTCGCATGAAGCGTAACATTTACTTTAAGTTTGCATAAACACactgatatattttttcagcGCTTTATATTACAGAAACAGAATGAAATAAATTGTGCTAAGTTGCCTACAATGAAGAAAAGATGATGGAGGACTTGTCCAGTTGTAATTTGAACTTCGACTACTAGTATCCCATACTAAAATTCAATTTCTGTTTATACCGACTTAAAAATGAGACAACATCAAGTAATACAAGTTTAGCAATCTTACCAACACAATAAAATTAGAAACCATCATTTTCTGGTGgcaactcttttttttttatcaaggatAAATCTAATGTGTCTAGACAAGAGATTAAAATGTTCACAAAACAAGATTTATTATAAATACCTCTATTCATCAACAATTTCACATGTGAGTGAGACAGGCTACAACACTTTCATACCTTACAtgtctttttctcttttttctttttcttttttgcaattttttcttcttttatgaAATCTTCTGATCACCTTTATGTCTTACACTTCACAGTGCTTGTAACagcattttaataaatacatgaaaACCTTGCTAAATTCAAAATGATGCAATACATCTCATTAATTCTTGAACAAACTGTTACAAAATTGATTCATGGCATTTACAATAGGTACACAATATACAAATGTTAACAACAGATTTTTCCCTTGGTCTAACTCCAAGAATCTATGGtccattaaaatttctttcacagtgtacatgtacattaatgcTTCCTTCATAATTATGATCTTGTTCACTAAAATTGCATTAGTCCAAATTTTTCCACCCACAACCTCCAAGGTTTTAAGGTGGGTACTGCAGGGGTAATAAGTCCAGTGGTTCAAAACCTCTCGAGCTGAGCCTGAAGGCGCTTGAAGTGGCTGACCACCGCTGCCTGTTGGGGGGTGCTCATCATTGTCTGCAGGTCCACCAGGTAGTTTGATACATAGTCCAGACAGGTGGTGGTGAAGGGCCGCCTGCAATCAGGTAACAGTGTAAAGTTAGGGTCAATACTGAGTAGTCAGGGTGAACAGTGAATAGTTTGGGTCAATGGTGAAAAGGTAGGGTCAATGATTTGTAGTTAGGGTCAAATGGTATATAGTTAGGCATACTGGTGT
Coding sequences within it:
- the LOC128168035 gene encoding gastrin/cholecystokinin type B receptor-like isoform X2, producing the protein MENFTDTDEELLRFFEEYKNSLYTYDHPEKIALISMYVIIFVLALVGNSLILLMVCLKRSTRKNITNFFLVNLAVADLLVTLVCIPLTVGRHVYTPWMYGEFLCKAMDFVQGVYVEGSVLTIVCMSAERYLAIRHPIKARVFCNASKVKQAVVVTWVTSIIVMCPLVMYKRLKDLPSELDITSIQYCIETWPSKQDQMIYNIFLLFIIYIIPGLVVMVLYSLIGFSLCRKDDRLQRSNSMVNGQYDDRVMVNRRRLARLLIILSVLFALSWMPYFLLSLFLYLDLSVESQQIMNQIYPFALLLGHSNCAQNPILYSFMHKGFHKFTSQIFRCRCDKVNEGRLRYGASYSSSRENGNRTSSRSKRHMTTGDVIAMYDYDQASVKSRLIPRTNIR
- the LOC128168035 gene encoding QRFP-like peptide receptor isoform X1, with protein sequence MENFTDTDEELLRFFEEYKNSLYTYDHPEKIALISMYVIIFVLALVGNSLILLMVCLKRSTRKNITNFFLVNLAVADLLVTLVCIPLTVGRHVYTPWMYGEFLCKAMDFVQGVYVEGSVLTIVCMSAERYLAIRHPIKARVFCNASKVKQAVVVTWVTSIIVMCPLVMYKRLKDLPSELDITSIQYCIETWPSKQDQMIYNIFLLFIIYIIPGLVVMVLYSLIGFSLCRKDDRLQRSNSMVNGQYDDRVMVNRRRLARLLIILSVLFALSWMPYFLLSLFLYLDLSVESQQIMNQIYPFALLLGHSNCAQNPILYSFMHKGFHKFTSQIFRCRCDKVNEGRLVSSICKISAISNSFYISPPQSHCKLKTKWEFRNFYKCIQHSDINVSAYSCHLKCDLNPLPLFKYIAKRF